One part of the Maridesulfovibrio bastinii DSM 16055 genome encodes these proteins:
- the uvrA gene encoding excinuclease ABC subunit UvrA → MSHKSIHIEGARQHNLKNLTLDIPRDELVVVCGPSGSGKSTLSFDIVYAEGQRRYVESLSAYARQFLPQLDKPKVDKIEGLSPAISLEQQSTSRNPRSTVGTVTEIYDFLRVFFARLGKFHCPQCGKPIEAQTSDEIVSNILSFDPGSKIILMAPLVDHQKGTHKDLLAKLKREGFVRVRVNGEILGIDDVPDLEKNRKHTIELVVDRLVVKPEIKKRLGDSVELALRYGDDSLIVSIVGGKDIYLSTMSTCPSCKISMPKLSPQLFSFNSPQGACPVCSGIGSVDYYEPDLLAPNKGLSLKTGAIIPWKSPKMYARYEERFRKLGKKYGFKVDTPLGDFSDEAGKALFYGDQSLGWEGVVPLLEVGQNLGHIWRDELSRFRQSRPCPECNGARLRPESLAVKVDGVSIFDFCSMSISRALEWLKELKFEGHELLIAEPLLKELIHRIGFMVNVGLDYLSLGRNMATLSGGEAQRIRLAGQLGSGLVGVTYVLDEPSIGLHPRDNERLLNTLRSLQSRGNTVLVVEHDDATIKSADHVIELGPGSGMLGGEIVFQGSVDKLLNKSQSLTAKYLRGELEIERPETRRKPKDWIKLKGVRTNNLKNLDVDVPLGVLTCFTGVSGSGKSSLVVDSMYKHIALARGTKVDQPGQISGIDGLEKIEKIVSIDQSPIGRTPRSNPATYTKIFDEIRNIFASTKEARKRGYKPGRFSFNVRGGRCEACRGDGQIRVEMHFLPDVYVKCDVCGGQRYNSQTLEVDYKGLNIAEVLDMTVRQAKSFFENHQTLSRRLEVLEQVGLEYLQLGQPATTLSGGEAQRIKISRELGKRSLPGTLYILDEPTTGLHMHEVGKLIKVLQQLVDKGATVVVIEHNIDVIKASDYVFDLGPGGGESGGNIVAKGIPEEIAADSNSVTGRFLNQ, encoded by the coding sequence ATGTCTCATAAAAGTATCCATATCGAAGGTGCAAGGCAGCACAATTTAAAAAATCTTACTCTTGATATTCCAAGGGATGAACTTGTCGTTGTCTGCGGTCCTTCCGGTTCAGGAAAATCTACTCTGTCATTTGATATAGTATATGCAGAAGGACAGAGGCGCTATGTGGAATCTCTCTCCGCTTATGCAAGGCAGTTTCTGCCTCAGCTTGATAAGCCCAAAGTTGATAAAATTGAAGGATTGTCCCCGGCAATCTCGCTGGAGCAGCAGTCGACCTCAAGAAACCCACGCTCAACAGTTGGAACTGTAACCGAAATTTATGACTTTCTGAGAGTCTTTTTTGCCAGACTTGGAAAATTTCACTGCCCTCAATGTGGCAAACCTATTGAAGCACAGACTTCGGATGAAATAGTTTCCAACATTCTTTCCTTTGATCCCGGAAGCAAGATTATTTTGATGGCTCCGCTTGTGGATCATCAGAAAGGCACCCATAAAGATCTGCTGGCAAAACTGAAACGCGAAGGTTTTGTCAGGGTCCGTGTTAATGGTGAGATTTTGGGTATTGATGATGTCCCTGATCTTGAAAAGAACCGCAAGCACACTATAGAACTTGTGGTTGACCGCCTTGTGGTCAAGCCTGAAATAAAAAAAAGGCTTGGCGATTCAGTTGAGCTGGCTTTGCGGTACGGAGATGATTCTCTCATAGTTTCCATTGTGGGGGGCAAAGATATTTATCTCTCCACCATGTCCACCTGTCCGTCCTGTAAAATAAGCATGCCTAAACTTTCTCCGCAGCTTTTTTCATTCAACAGCCCTCAGGGGGCATGTCCTGTCTGTTCCGGTATAGGAAGTGTGGATTATTACGAACCTGATCTTCTGGCTCCCAACAAGGGATTGTCGCTTAAAACAGGTGCAATCATTCCTTGGAAATCTCCTAAGATGTATGCCAGATATGAAGAGCGTTTTCGCAAGCTGGGCAAAAAATACGGGTTTAAGGTTGATACGCCGCTTGGTGATTTTTCCGATGAAGCAGGCAAGGCTCTGTTCTACGGAGATCAATCTCTTGGCTGGGAGGGAGTGGTTCCATTGCTGGAAGTCGGTCAGAATCTCGGCCATATCTGGAGAGATGAGCTGTCCAGATTCCGGCAGAGCAGACCATGTCCGGAGTGTAATGGGGCAAGACTCAGGCCGGAGTCACTTGCCGTTAAAGTTGATGGTGTCAGTATTTTTGATTTTTGCTCCATGTCTATCAGCAGGGCTCTCGAGTGGCTTAAAGAACTTAAATTTGAAGGCCATGAACTGCTGATTGCCGAGCCTCTGCTGAAAGAGCTTATTCATCGCATTGGATTTATGGTCAATGTCGGGCTTGATTATCTTAGTCTGGGTCGGAATATGGCAACCCTTTCCGGTGGTGAAGCTCAGCGCATCCGCCTTGCCGGGCAGCTTGGTTCCGGGCTTGTCGGGGTTACCTATGTTCTTGATGAACCTTCCATAGGTCTGCATCCCCGTGATAACGAAAGACTGCTTAATACTCTGCGTTCATTGCAGTCACGGGGGAATACCGTGCTGGTGGTAGAGCACGATGATGCCACCATCAAGAGTGCTGACCATGTTATTGAGCTGGGACCGGGCTCTGGAATGCTCGGTGGAGAGATTGTTTTTCAGGGCAGCGTGGATAAACTTCTCAACAAGTCTCAGTCGCTGACCGCAAAATATCTTCGCGGAGAGCTGGAGATAGAACGCCCGGAAACACGGCGTAAACCTAAAGACTGGATAAAGCTTAAAGGTGTTCGCACAAACAACCTTAAAAATCTTGATGTTGATGTTCCTCTGGGCGTTTTAACCTGTTTTACAGGTGTTTCCGGTTCCGGGAAAAGTTCTCTTGTTGTCGACTCCATGTACAAGCACATTGCTCTTGCAAGGGGAACCAAGGTTGATCAGCCCGGACAGATATCCGGCATTGATGGACTGGAGAAAATTGAAAAAATTGTTTCAATAGATCAGTCGCCTATTGGTAGAACACCCAGATCGAATCCGGCAACTTATACTAAAATTTTTGATGAAATAAGAAATATATTTGCCTCGACCAAAGAGGCCAGAAAGCGTGGCTACAAACCGGGAAGATTCAGTTTCAACGTCCGTGGTGGAAGGTGTGAAGCATGCCGTGGCGACGGGCAGATTCGTGTTGAGATGCACTTTTTACCGGATGTTTATGTAAAGTGTGATGTCTGCGGAGGGCAGCGCTATAACAGCCAGACTCTGGAAGTCGATTACAAGGGACTCAATATTGCCGAGGTCCTTGATATGACTGTCCGGCAGGCAAAATCATTTTTTGAGAATCATCAGACCTTAAGCAGAAGGCTGGAGGTGCTGGAGCAGGTCGGTCTTGAATATTTACAGCTCGGACAGCCTGCGACAACACTCTCAGGCGGTGAAGCCCAGCGTATCAAAATATCGCGTGAGCTTGGAAAGCGCAGTCTTCCCGGTACCCTTTACATCCTTGATGAACCTACTACCGGACTTCACATGCACGAAGTGGGCAAGCTGATTAAAGTGTTGCAGCAACTGGTTGATAAGGGTGCGACCGTTGTTGTTATTGAACATAATATCGATGTTATCAAGGCTTCTGACTATGTGTTCGATCTTGGACCCGGCGGCGGAGAATCCGGTGGAAATATAGTTGCCAAAGGAATTCCTGAAGAAATTGCCGCTGACAGTAATTCCGTTACCGGAAGATTTTTAAATCAGTAG
- a CDS encoding HD-GYP domain-containing protein, translated as MKGLTELITCIQEISAGNYSNDIMALTGEEYGPLIREVAESVGLMMVRIEAREFELEQAHEDLKRSTLETVSSAARALGLRDSYTSGHGDRVGCYASRLAVRRGYDSDFIEQVRIAGVLHDMGKIGFSDTLFSNTDTCPDEEMLHEIRLHPQWGYDMLQGLSFLRPSLEYIRCHHERMDGTGYPRGLHGDEIPDGAKIISIADVFDAITTNRNYQKARECEQAFEILRKLAGPSLDPELVEIFIDEIEQNGMQFCSDKK; from the coding sequence ATGAAAGGACTAACCGAGCTTATCACATGCATTCAGGAAATTTCCGCAGGGAACTATTCCAATGATATAATGGCCCTGACTGGAGAAGAATATGGACCGCTTATTCGTGAAGTTGCTGAGTCTGTAGGGTTGATGATGGTCCGCATTGAGGCCAGAGAATTCGAACTGGAACAGGCGCATGAGGACCTGAAGAGGAGTACGCTTGAAACTGTAAGCTCCGCTGCAAGGGCTCTCGGGCTTCGTGATTCATATACAAGCGGACATGGTGACAGGGTTGGATGCTATGCCTCCCGTCTTGCCGTAAGAAGAGGATATGATAGTGACTTTATCGAGCAGGTCCGCATTGCCGGGGTTCTGCATGATATGGGTAAGATAGGCTTCAGCGACACTCTTTTTAGTAATACGGACACCTGCCCTGACGAGGAGATGCTGCACGAAATTCGACTGCATCCCCAGTGGGGTTATGATATGCTTCAGGGGCTTTCATTTCTGAGACCATCTTTGGAATATATCCGCTGCCACCATGAACGTATGGACGGCACAGGGTATCCTAGAGGACTCCATGGGGATGAGATTCCTGACGGGGCTAAGATAATAAGTATTGCCGATGTATTTGACGCCATTACCACCAATAGAAATTACCAGAAAGCCAGAGAATGCGAACAGGCTTTTGAAATATTGAGAAAGCTGGCAGGACCCTCACTTGACCCTGAGCTGGTTGAAATTTTTATTGATGAGATAGAACAGAACGGTATGCAGTTTTGTTCCGATAAAAAATAA
- a CDS encoding VPLPA-CTERM sorting domain-containing protein — protein MRIKLLTLFLFLGLVFPLAAQASSVYLTLQGTVNNRSQLWGNVKDSGINVGDTLTYVVEVDTDKIGYHIQSNGQYDHTGSYYTSLSTGNLLGDAGNEQQKWGDGSKGSSSLYTQTSNEYSTVILNSWVSSINSLAEGSIINRLQESSYINGRNTGINLTNVVVTSISNAAPTPIGASGLMLIGGLGVVGFMRRRFTKSA, from the coding sequence ATGAGAATTAAGCTTTTAACACTGTTTTTATTTTTAGGCCTGGTTTTTCCATTGGCAGCTCAGGCTTCATCTGTCTACCTCACTTTGCAGGGAACTGTTAACAATCGCAGTCAGCTGTGGGGAAATGTAAAGGATTCCGGTATAAATGTCGGTGATACTTTAACCTATGTTGTCGAAGTTGATACTGACAAGATCGGATACCATATCCAGTCAAACGGACAGTATGATCATACTGGAAGTTATTATACTTCTCTGAGCACTGGTAACCTTCTTGGAGATGCTGGTAATGAGCAGCAGAAGTGGGGTGACGGAAGTAAGGGTTCAAGCAGTCTGTATACACAGACCAGTAATGAGTACTCCACCGTTATTCTCAACAGCTGGGTTTCTTCCATAAATAGTCTTGCAGAGGGCTCAATAATTAACAGACTTCAGGAATCATCCTATATTAATGGCAGAAATACCGGAATTAACCTGACTAACGTAGTTGTAACTTCCATCTCAAACGCCGCACCAACTCCTATCGGTGCAAGCGGATTGATGCTCATCGGCGGACTTGGTGTCGTCGGTTTTATGAGACGCAGATTTACAAAGTCAGCCTAG
- the folD gene encoding bifunctional methylenetetrahydrofolate dehydrogenase/methenyltetrahydrofolate cyclohydrolase FolD, whose amino-acid sequence MIVLNGKETALAVREELRVEIEGLKEKFGRAPGLAVILVGEDPASKVYVRNKEIACEKAGIVSTAYKIDAGVSQDELEDLILKLNNDDSVDGILLQLPLPKGLDSQKCLELIDPGKDVDGFHPVNVGKLMLGLPGFRSCTPAGIITLLERYNLPTSGKKAVVIGRSNIVGKPLAMMLMQYGDFANATVTVCHSRTAGLAEEVKGADFVFAAIGIPKFVKKEMVKDGAVVVDVGINRTDEGLVGDCDYEAIKETAKAMTPVPGGVGPMTIAQLLANTVEAFKNHNS is encoded by the coding sequence ATGATAGTTTTGAATGGTAAGGAAACCGCCCTTGCGGTCCGTGAAGAACTCAGAGTTGAAATTGAAGGCCTGAAAGAAAAATTCGGCCGTGCTCCGGGATTGGCAGTTATCCTTGTGGGCGAAGATCCTGCCTCCAAGGTCTATGTCCGCAATAAGGAAATAGCCTGCGAAAAAGCCGGGATAGTCTCAACCGCATATAAAATTGATGCCGGCGTCAGTCAGGATGAGCTTGAAGATCTGATCCTGAAATTAAATAATGATGATTCTGTTGACGGAATTTTGCTGCAACTGCCTCTGCCCAAAGGGCTGGACAGTCAGAAGTGCCTTGAACTTATTGATCCCGGCAAAGACGTTGACGGATTTCATCCTGTCAATGTCGGCAAGCTCATGCTTGGCCTGCCCGGATTCCGCTCCTGTACCCCGGCAGGAATAATTACCCTTCTGGAAAGATATAATCTGCCTACTTCCGGCAAGAAAGCTGTTGTGATCGGACGATCAAATATTGTCGGAAAACCTCTGGCAATGATGCTTATGCAGTACGGCGATTTTGCTAATGCGACTGTGACTGTCTGTCATTCCCGCACTGCCGGACTTGCCGAAGAAGTCAAAGGGGCCGATTTTGTTTTTGCCGCAATCGGAATTCCTAAATTCGTTAAAAAGGAAATGGTTAAAGACGGTGCTGTTGTTGTTGATGTAGGTATCAACCGCACTGACGAAGGTCTTGTAGGCGATTGTGACTATGAAGCTATAAAAGAGACAGCCAAAGCAATGACACCTGTCCCCGGCGGTGTCGGCCCGATGACTATCGCCCAGCTTCTTGCAAATACTGTTGAAGCTTTTAAAAATCACAATTCGTAA
- the eno gene encoding phosphopyruvate hydratase — translation MSTIIAVWAREILDSRGNPTVEVEVALESGAVGRAAVPSGASTGTREALELRDGDKTRYKGKGVQTAVNNIREEIADAIVGQDALRQVAIDNMLIDLDGTENKSRLGANAMLGVSMAVARAAANMLGLPLYQYLGGVNAKILPAPMMNIINGGEHAPNNLDIQEFMIMPIGAESFREALRMGSETFHSLKSILAADGHNTAVGDEGGFAPNLSSHAEAFEYIIKAIEAAGYTPGKDIALAIDAAASEFYKDGKYVLAGENKEFTSEELIEFYQDFCDRFPLISIEDGLAEGDWEGWEIMTDNLGERIQLVGDDIFVTNPDILAEGIDRGVSNSILIKLNQIGTVTETLDTMELAKQAGYSTVVSHRSGETSDHFIADLAVGLNAGQIKSGSLCRSDRLAKYNQLLRIEEDLEDEGMYYGPALKASFFGED, via the coding sequence ATGAGTACCATTATCGCTGTTTGGGCCAGAGAAATTCTTGATTCCAGAGGCAACCCCACTGTTGAAGTTGAAGTTGCCCTTGAGTCCGGAGCTGTAGGACGCGCTGCCGTTCCTTCCGGTGCGTCAACCGGAACACGCGAGGCTCTCGAACTGCGTGACGGTGACAAGACCCGCTACAAAGGAAAAGGTGTTCAGACTGCGGTTAATAACATCCGTGAAGAAATAGCCGATGCCATTGTAGGACAGGATGCTCTGCGTCAGGTCGCCATAGATAATATGCTCATCGATCTTGACGGAACCGAGAACAAATCACGCCTCGGTGCAAATGCAATGCTTGGCGTTTCCATGGCTGTAGCCCGTGCGGCAGCAAACATGCTCGGACTTCCTCTTTATCAGTACCTCGGTGGTGTTAATGCTAAAATTCTGCCTGCCCCGATGATGAACATCATCAATGGCGGAGAGCATGCTCCGAACAATCTTGATATTCAGGAATTCATGATCATGCCTATCGGTGCGGAATCTTTCCGTGAAGCTCTGCGTATGGGCTCTGAAACTTTCCATTCACTGAAATCCATCCTCGCTGCTGACGGCCACAACACCGCTGTTGGTGATGAAGGCGGATTTGCCCCGAACCTCAGCTCCCATGCTGAAGCATTTGAATATATAATCAAAGCTATTGAAGCTGCCGGATACACTCCCGGAAAAGACATAGCTCTTGCCATCGATGCCGCTGCTTCCGAATTTTATAAAGACGGAAAGTATGTGCTTGCAGGAGAAAACAAAGAGTTTACTTCTGAAGAACTTATTGAGTTCTATCAGGATTTCTGCGATCGCTTCCCGCTCATTTCAATTGAAGACGGACTCGCAGAAGGCGACTGGGAAGGCTGGGAAATCATGACTGATAATCTCGGTGAAAGAATTCAGCTTGTAGGTGATGATATTTTTGTCACCAACCCTGATATCCTTGCCGAAGGAATTGATCGCGGAGTTTCCAACTCAATTCTTATCAAATTGAACCAGATCGGCACAGTTACTGAAACTCTGGATACTATGGAACTTGCCAAACAGGCAGGCTACTCCACAGTAGTTTCCCACCGTTCAGGTGAAACATCAGACCATTTTATTGCTGACCTTGCCGTCGGACTTAATGCCGGTCAGATCAAGTCCGGTTCACTCTGCCGCAGTGACAGGCTTGCAAAATATAATCAGCTTCTGCGCATAGAGGAAGACCTTGAAGATGAAGGAATGTACTACGGACCTGCTCTTAAAGCTTCTTTCTTTGGCGAAGACTAG
- a CDS encoding type III pantothenate kinase, whose product MNSEIILLFDVGNTNTKIGFSNRENLIESYVVPSDPRETSDSFGLKLVEICRAAGISPDKISGAAVSSVVPPMNPLLRGAVSRFCGCPIRFVPDELKIDLINRYERPWEVGADRLVTALAARKLSSAENLIVVDFGTATTFDCVKGNEYLGGLICPGVLSSAKALSSGTAKLPHITLELESETIHPGRSTTDSLNQGLIFGFASMVEGLSSRLRATLGGEAELVATGGFALRIANVCDAIDRTVPSLLLDGLRMSWFNRK is encoded by the coding sequence TTGAATTCGGAAATAATACTTCTTTTTGATGTCGGTAACACCAATACGAAAATAGGTTTTTCCAACAGGGAGAATCTGATAGAATCTTACGTGGTCCCGTCAGATCCGCGGGAAACTTCTGATTCATTCGGATTGAAACTGGTGGAAATATGTCGCGCTGCGGGTATCTCACCCGATAAAATTTCCGGTGCTGCCGTTTCATCAGTTGTCCCTCCCATGAATCCCCTGTTACGCGGAGCTGTGAGTCGATTTTGCGGTTGTCCGATCCGTTTTGTTCCTGATGAGCTTAAAATTGATCTCATCAACAGGTATGAAAGACCCTGGGAAGTAGGGGCGGACAGGCTGGTAACGGCTTTAGCTGCAAGAAAGTTGAGCTCTGCCGAGAATCTTATTGTGGTCGATTTCGGTACCGCAACGACCTTTGACTGTGTTAAAGGGAATGAATATCTGGGCGGACTGATCTGTCCGGGAGTTCTTTCGTCTGCCAAGGCGCTGTCTTCGGGAACGGCAAAGCTGCCCCATATCACGCTGGAACTGGAGTCCGAGACTATTCATCCCGGACGCAGTACTACGGACAGCCTGAATCAGGGACTTATTTTTGGTTTTGCTTCTATGGTGGAAGGGCTGTCCAGCCGCTTGAGAGCCACTCTCGGCGGGGAAGCCGAGCTCGTAGCCACCGGCGGTTTTGCCTTGCGTATAGCTAATGTATGTGATGCTATTGACCGCACCGTTCCATCTCTTCTGCTGGACGGATTGAGGATGAGCTGGTTCAATCGTAAGTAA
- a CDS encoding MerR family transcriptional regulator → MSDKKLLSIAEIARELEVPESTLHYWKNRFSQYLPSMGKKRQKRFKPEAIEIFKIISKRLKQGHTAEDVMSELSRMFPVNVSIMESESSSDSAVQHYNDNSSDKSLQIASTIGAEIARSITEGLKHIIPQTSAAPSLPGTLHEDVEQAVCLLTEQGEEVEQLKDENKVLKEKLCIMEAEMIRLRKDRRELEKYLLDKLKAVTK, encoded by the coding sequence GTGTCTGACAAAAAATTGCTTTCCATTGCGGAAATAGCCAGAGAGCTTGAAGTTCCTGAATCGACCCTCCACTACTGGAAGAACCGTTTTTCACAATACCTGCCGAGCATGGGCAAAAAGCGTCAGAAAAGATTTAAGCCCGAAGCAATAGAAATTTTTAAAATTATCTCTAAAAGGCTGAAACAGGGGCATACCGCAGAAGATGTAATGTCTGAGCTTTCAAGAATGTTCCCGGTAAATGTTTCGATAATGGAATCTGAAAGTTCCTCAGATTCAGCAGTCCAGCACTATAACGACAATTCCAGCGATAAATCCTTGCAGATTGCTTCCACAATAGGTGCTGAAATCGCCCGTTCAATTACCGAAGGACTGAAACACATCATACCCCAGACATCTGCCGCACCTTCACTGCCCGGAACATTGCACGAGGATGTGGAACAGGCTGTCTGCCTTCTGACTGAACAAGGGGAGGAAGTTGAGCAGCTCAAAGATGAAAATAAAGTTTTAAAAGAAAAACTCTGCATCATGGAAGCGGAAATGATCCGTCTGCGCAAGGATCGCAGAGAACTTGAAAAATACCTTCTTGACAAGCTCAAAGCCGTGACTAAATAG
- the htpG gene encoding molecular chaperone HtpG translates to MAETTEKIEFKAEISQLLDILVHSLYTNREIFVRELVSNASDALDKMRFEVTRNPDLADDTEPEIKLSVDEEAKTITISDTGIGMTRDEVVSNLGTIAHSGSAEFVKLAAEKSESLDSLIGRFGVGFYSVYMVADKVKVTTKSYQDGAKALIWESDGKTGYEITETEVDFAHGTSIEIFVNEENTSRFLSESALKDIIKRHSNFVSFPIVVGDERVNTVTALWREPKFQIKQEQYEEFYKFLTYDSDAPIDTLHFSVDAPVQFNSLLFIPKKDLDIFGMDRENWGLDLYVRRVLIERQNKNLLPQYLSFVKGVVDTEDLPLNISRETLQDNLLIGKISTTLTKQVLGQLEKMAKDDTEKYAEFWAAHSKIFKAGYTDFLNKDLWSKLLRFESSVESEETKGLVSFEEYIERAKDDQKEIYYAYVASREAAKLNPHLEIFRHKGIEVLYLYEPIDEFVMETLGEFNEFKLVAAEHANTETLDKFETIEKEDEPEPLNEEQTHDMEELVKKMKEILGDKVVEVKMSNRLSDSPCRLVNPDGGMTSSMEKIMRAMNKDNSIPPKTMEINGKHPLLRSLLNVFEKNPDDDFIALSTRQLHESALLLEGYLDDPHALVGRIQDLLTRAGGWYSELENKN, encoded by the coding sequence ATGGCTGAAACAACAGAAAAAATTGAGTTTAAAGCTGAAATTAGCCAGCTTCTGGACATCCTTGTACACTCACTCTACACCAACCGTGAAATTTTTGTACGCGAACTTGTCTCAAACGCTTCCGATGCTCTGGACAAAATGCGTTTCGAAGTGACCAGAAACCCTGATCTTGCTGATGATACAGAGCCGGAAATCAAACTTTCAGTTGATGAAGAAGCAAAAACAATCACTATCTCAGATACCGGTATAGGTATGACCAGAGATGAAGTTGTTTCCAACCTTGGAACAATCGCCCATTCAGGTTCAGCTGAATTCGTTAAACTCGCAGCTGAGAAAAGCGAAAGTCTCGACAGCCTTATCGGTCGTTTCGGTGTAGGATTCTATTCTGTCTACATGGTTGCCGACAAAGTTAAAGTTACCACTAAATCCTATCAGGACGGGGCAAAAGCTCTTATCTGGGAATCCGATGGTAAAACCGGCTACGAAATCACCGAGACCGAAGTTGATTTTGCTCATGGAACTTCCATCGAAATTTTTGTCAACGAAGAGAATACCTCACGTTTCCTCAGTGAATCCGCACTTAAAGATATCATCAAAAGACACTCAAACTTTGTTTCCTTCCCGATCGTTGTAGGTGATGAGAGAGTCAACACCGTAACAGCACTCTGGCGTGAACCTAAATTCCAGATCAAGCAGGAACAGTATGAAGAATTCTACAAATTCCTGACTTACGATTCTGATGCGCCTATTGACACTCTGCACTTCTCCGTAGATGCACCGGTTCAGTTCAACAGTCTGCTGTTTATTCCTAAAAAAGATCTGGATATCTTCGGTATGGACCGCGAAAACTGGGGGCTTGACCTTTACGTCCGCCGTGTACTTATCGAACGCCAGAACAAAAATCTGCTTCCCCAGTATTTGAGCTTTGTCAAAGGTGTTGTTGATACTGAGGATCTGCCTCTCAACATCTCCCGTGAAACTCTTCAGGACAACCTGCTGATCGGCAAAATCAGTACTACCCTGACAAAGCAGGTCCTCGGCCAGCTTGAAAAAATGGCTAAAGATGACACTGAAAAGTATGCTGAATTCTGGGCTGCCCACTCAAAAATATTCAAAGCAGGTTACACCGACTTCCTGAATAAAGACCTCTGGTCCAAACTGCTGCGCTTTGAATCTTCTGTTGAATCAGAAGAGACCAAAGGCCTTGTATCTTTTGAAGAATACATTGAACGGGCAAAAGATGACCAGAAAGAAATCTACTACGCTTATGTTGCCAGCCGCGAAGCAGCCAAGCTGAACCCGCATCTTGAAATATTCCGCCACAAAGGAATTGAAGTTCTTTATCTCTATGAGCCGATTGATGAATTTGTCATGGAGACTCTCGGAGAATTTAACGAGTTCAAACTGGTAGCGGCTGAACATGCCAACACTGAAACTCTGGACAAATTCGAAACCATCGAAAAAGAAGATGAGCCGGAACCTCTTAATGAAGAGCAGACTCATGACATGGAAGAGCTGGTCAAAAAGATGAAGGAAATCCTTGGCGACAAGGTTGTGGAAGTAAAAATGTCCAACCGTCTCAGCGACAGCCCCTGCCGTCTTGTAAACCCTGACGGCGGTATGACTTCATCAATGGAAAAAATCATGCGTGCTATGAATAAAGACAATTCCATTCCGCCGAAAACAATGGAGATAAACGGCAAGCATCCCCTTCTCCGTTCTCTGCTGAATGTCTTTGAAAAGAATCCTGATGATGATTTTATTGCCCTCTCAACCAGACAGCTGCATGAATCAGCTCTGCTGCTTGAAGGATACCTTGATGATCCTCACGCTCTTGTAGGCAGAATTCAGGATCTGCTCACCCGTGCAGGCGGCTGGTATTCCGAGCTGGAAAATAAAAATTAG
- a CDS encoding Hpt domain-containing protein encodes MALNFSDFNSEHLDFDAALTRFLNDDEILWDAIEIFLVDAPERLQKMRQLLSEKNLDSLAKETHKLKSESGTVGAVIAQRLCSELEDCALKNNSESSEKLLGQISEEITLVIGTFSRIKETDF; translated from the coding sequence ATGGCATTAAATTTTTCCGATTTTAACAGTGAGCACCTCGATTTTGATGCAGCTTTGACCCGTTTTCTGAATGACGATGAAATTCTATGGGACGCAATTGAAATTTTTCTTGTGGATGCACCGGAAAGATTGCAGAAGATGAGACAACTGCTATCTGAAAAAAATCTGGACAGCCTTGCAAAGGAAACCCACAAGCTGAAAAGCGAGTCCGGAACAGTAGGAGCCGTTATAGCCCAACGCCTATGTTCTGAGCTTGAAGATTGCGCTCTTAAGAACAATTCTGAATCTTCCGAAAAGCTCTTAGGGCAGATTTCAGAAGAAATAACCTTAGTAATAGGCACGTTTTCCCGGATAAAAGAGACCGACTTTTAG
- a CDS encoding response regulator transcription factor yields the protein MTKLLLIDDDQKILDLLQLYLAQDNFTFLLANDGNEGMELFLENSVDLVIMDIFMPNMDGIQTIIEMKNKKNCCPILIISGGGELTGLEFLRQAKALGADEAMVKPFSKDELRKTVQSLLTGHGRS from the coding sequence ATGACAAAACTGCTTCTTATAGACGACGATCAAAAAATTCTGGACCTGCTGCAACTCTACCTTGCACAGGACAACTTCACATTTCTTCTCGCCAATGATGGAAATGAAGGGATGGAACTCTTTCTGGAAAATTCTGTAGATCTGGTCATAATGGATATATTTATGCCCAACATGGATGGCATCCAGACCATTATTGAAATGAAAAACAAGAAAAACTGTTGTCCTATCCTGATTATTTCAGGTGGAGGGGAACTCACCGGGCTTGAATTCCTGCGGCAGGCAAAAGCTCTGGGAGCTGACGAGGCCATGGTTAAGCCATTCAGCAAAGACGAGCTTAGAAAAACAGTTCAATCTCTGCTGACAGGTCATGGCAGGTCATAG